One Streptomyces sp. NBC_01217 genomic region harbors:
- a CDS encoding DNA-directed RNA polymerase subunit alpha: protein MLIAQRPSLTEEVVDEFRSRFVIEPLEPGFGYTLGNSLRRTLLSSVPGAAVTSIRIDGVLHEFTTVPGVREDVIDLILNIKQLVVSSEQDEPVVMYLRKQGPGLVTAADIALRGGVEVHNLDLVLATLNSKGKLEMELTVERGRGYVSAVQNKQAGQEIGRIPVDSIYSPVLKVTYKVEATRVEQRTDFDKLIVDVETKQAMRPRDAMASAGKTLVELFGLARELNIDAEGIDMGPSPTDAALAADLALPIEELELTVRSYNCLKREGIHSVGELVARSEADLLDIRNFGAKSIDEVKAKLAAVGLGFKDSPPGFDPTAAADAFGADDDADAGFVETEQY, encoded by the coding sequence ATGCTTATCGCTCAGCGTCCCTCGCTGACCGAAGAGGTCGTTGACGAGTTCCGCTCCCGGTTCGTGATCGAGCCGCTGGAGCCGGGCTTCGGCTACACCCTTGGTAACTCTCTCCGCCGTACGCTCCTGTCCTCGGTCCCGGGTGCTGCTGTCACCAGCATCCGGATCGACGGTGTCCTGCATGAGTTCACCACCGTGCCGGGTGTCAGGGAGGACGTCATCGACCTGATCCTCAACATCAAGCAGCTGGTTGTCTCCTCGGAACAGGACGAGCCGGTCGTGATGTACCTGCGCAAGCAGGGTCCCGGCCTGGTCACGGCTGCTGACATCGCCCTGCGGGGCGGTGTCGAGGTCCACAACCTGGACCTGGTCCTGGCCACGCTGAACAGCAAGGGCAAGCTGGAGATGGAGCTGACCGTCGAGCGCGGTCGCGGCTATGTCTCCGCCGTCCAGAACAAGCAGGCGGGCCAGGAGATCGGCCGTATCCCGGTCGACTCCATCTACTCGCCGGTGCTCAAGGTCACGTACAAGGTCGAGGCGACCCGTGTCGAGCAGCGCACCGACTTCGACAAGCTGATCGTCGACGTCGAGACCAAGCAGGCCATGCGTCCCCGTGACGCCATGGCGTCGGCCGGTAAGACCCTGGTCGAGCTGTTCGGTCTGGCGCGCGAGCTCAACATCGATGCCGAGGGCATCGACATGGGCCCGTCCCCGACGGACGCCGCGCTCGCCGCCGATCTGGCGCTGCCGATCGAGGAGCTCGAGCTCACGGTCCGTTCGTACAACTGCCTCAAGCGTGAGGGCATCCACTCCGTGGGTGAGCTCGTCGCTCGTTCCGAGGCCGACCTGCTCGACATCCGCAACTTCGGTGCGAAGTCGATCGACGAGGTCAAGGCGAAGCTGGCTGCCGTGGGCCTGGGTTTCAAGGACAGCCCGCCCGGATTCGACCCGACCGCCGCTGCCGACGCCTTCGGCGCCGACGACGACGCGGACGCGGGCTTCGTCGAGACCGAACAGTACTGA
- a CDS encoding lamin tail domain-containing protein yields MSRTTRRLTATILTAGALLTAAALPASADDHGRTPSRYSPVVVGHVQYDSPGRDDRSNRSLNGEWVTVTNTGRNSVNLRNWTLTDESRHTYRFDLRLPGRTSVRVHTGTGRDTSRDVYQDRRTYVWNNDHDTATLRDAHGRTIDSTSWGYHRGGRDHNGRH; encoded by the coding sequence ATGTCCCGTACCACCCGTCGTCTGACCGCCACCATCCTCACGGCCGGCGCGCTGCTCACCGCCGCTGCTCTGCCCGCGAGCGCCGACGACCACGGCCGTACCCCGTCCCGGTACTCGCCCGTCGTTGTCGGCCACGTTCAGTACGACAGTCCTGGGCGCGATGACCGCTCCAACCGGAGCCTGAACGGTGAATGGGTCACCGTCACCAACACCGGCCGGAACAGCGTCAACCTGAGGAACTGGACCCTGACCGACGAAAGCCGGCACACCTACCGGTTCGACCTGCGTCTACCTGGCCGAACCTCCGTCCGCGTCCACACCGGTACCGGCCGCGACACGAGCCGTGACGTCTACCAGGACCGCCGCACCTACGTGTGGAACAACGACCACGACACCGCAACCCTGCGCGACGCCCACGGCCGCACGATCGACTCCACGTCCTGGGGCTACCACCGCGGTGGCCGTGACCACAACGGACGCCACTGA
- a CDS encoding 4a-hydroxytetrahydrobiopterin dehydratase → MSGAQPAKCAYRLRYLRRTLQPSSSEWTRNGDEITRRVDIRYHAGVAVIVHTADRERHIGHHADIGLRIDHLRIGVTAYDADYKLTETAFDLAARIDFIAAAHRATPLD, encoded by the coding sequence GTGTCAGGTGCACAGCCTGCAAAATGTGCCTACCGCCTGCGCTACCTCAGGCGGACACTGCAGCCGTCCTCGTCCGAATGGACCCGCAACGGGGACGAGATCACACGCCGGGTGGACATCCGGTACCACGCAGGGGTCGCGGTGATCGTCCACACCGCCGACCGTGAGCGCCACATCGGTCATCACGCGGACATCGGCCTGCGGATTGATCACCTGCGCATCGGGGTTACGGCGTACGACGCCGATTACAAGCTGACTGAGACTGCCTTCGACCTCGCCGCCCGGATCGACTTCATTGCCGCGGCACACCGGGCCACGCCGCTCGACTGA